A part of Eubacterium sp. AB3007 genomic DNA contains:
- a CDS encoding LysM peptidoglycan-binding domain-containing protein: MKKYRIKSHFRFITFLVVMILLLAYLTATLLGMTVADSADQASCSYRTVTVASGDSIWSIAESCTDGQDIRRVVYDIQEINGLDDCVITTGEHLKIPVYD; encoded by the coding sequence ATGAAGAAATATAGAATCAAGTCACATTTCAGGTTTATCACATTTCTGGTAGTCATGATCCTGTTGCTTGCATATCTAACAGCAACCTTGCTTGGAATGACCGTGGCAGATAGCGCTGATCAGGCAAGTTGTTCTTACAGGACTGTTACAGTGGCATCTGGTGATTCGATCTGGTCGATAGCGGAATCCTGTACAGATGGTCAGGATATCCGGCGAGTTGTGTATGACATCCAGGAGATCAACGGACTCGATGATTGTGTAATCACGACTGGGGAGCATCTCAAGATCCCAGTTTATGATTGA
- a CDS encoding VaFE repeat-containing surface-anchored protein — protein MHTKNLKLWTLMLAVLLVVTMTAGIVLPAYGTSEKTPEMKERTEEPEPGAELTGNNSAVYQKPHSRLPIADQFFNGQYISGHFNRKYVKDVDLDAFASPLTYARSNAAYTREEGGDLEEGPGHSNVIAGMHYYTLIYDVDPTSDYCVALPDVNLGNDALSPYAVDVVYNNNANETLEDVYFDRKTSILYIARKYFQRPKSEQPLFDKSSTVAIQTSYKMPAHTRDNGDPDYSKTVPVLVFNNDESSRGYDYRDVLVNNMLDVTTLLPPVVKDPARFTKDDFVITLNGTYAPLDDGQFSYDQDTGAIRIAESASVLSGITIMLKQKSVLGWVKSKGTNVLEDMYTYAADTILHDDMKSLKTASGKNIYIADEDGDIYDQMYLGWRGSYRSKDVSGSSMKYNVHTDELIDACGGQNSFMANSMKYLHAASSKSAGWAILSYAIGNDATKHATSAGSTGINKDTKLEIPEKDGKGDPLRKYGGVDGSRTLYDWMGYYRTHLLSYSSTRQENAAGEHYQRQFVNSDDKRNGAITFAFQFPEHIDGEPSLVDSDATLANKGAGIDSTRKVSLDIRTDEIDQDKTNLWLAGWCRHMDDGKTKDDGDTVYVSCIGKGTDGTGRYVVLAWSSAGAYSKYEQTGGAVYKLYVEDSCGKCELSKVTEVAHGKNGESTPEKGASFRVWNTRYASFNEAASHGSKYAQTLTQSGDKVISGDLIKGSYRIEQTSAGSDAGVARLMTPFTFQIEQGKTVHLSDNGSTGPIVNKRYRIRLELQKRSDDRVLKHFSNDTLRSDQITFEIASVDSREHGTAKGFSQTLTTDTEGTAVLEDIPAGYYRITETKPAPGYYLPKEKASITLQVGIDGTVRKTEEMGEDAYAITEIQDARPSSDPKKSYRITISRNNTPQNTVLSLTKHRTFKNEAGLVEQQPQKDVEFNLYARGNISAFDGHSDHVYYKDGTLIQGTKIDPNTGERTYYVDGKPTSEECYRIITDETGNWSSENTDWKVYPLTGKEAYYEMQEAFIWEHGDHVSFSEEEKNHLKELWTRNLGRSPSDKLNGAGELCFEQMLNHGLDITHLNVSEETGNSVQKYRLSSAGYLIDDPMLRNFLMERILRHIKKGENVIKSDVPVGTIARDVRVLSPSEAADISRVKDTFQVTPFDASSLTSEHVSAFVNDQVPTLQTDARSKNGNEIPEKGRVSITDTLNYSNLIPGATYTIKGALYDKGTGRLLEKEGAPYQVVRTFTPLRRTGKEKVTFTVDAAKVKGDLVAFEEMFLEGALMVSHTDSESAAQTVKKKIVSAPKPSQKNSNRSSKKGTAIYSPQTGDNGHFGIYLVILAVSSTLLLTMLLVYYIRNRHRPHPRGRGL, from the coding sequence ATGCATACGAAAAATCTTAAACTTTGGACTCTGATGCTGGCCGTTCTGTTGGTGGTTACGATGACCGCAGGGATCGTGCTCCCTGCCTACGGCACATCTGAGAAGACTCCAGAGATGAAGGAAAGAACTGAAGAGCCGGAGCCAGGGGCAGAACTGACAGGGAATAACTCTGCGGTATATCAGAAGCCTCATTCCAGATTGCCCATCGCAGATCAATTTTTTAACGGACAGTACATCTCTGGGCATTTTAACAGAAAATATGTAAAGGATGTTGACCTGGACGCCTTTGCAAGCCCGCTGACCTATGCCCGCTCCAATGCAGCGTATACCAGGGAAGAGGGGGGAGACCTCGAGGAAGGGCCCGGGCACAGCAACGTGATCGCAGGCATGCACTATTACACGTTGATCTATGATGTAGATCCGACCAGCGACTACTGCGTTGCACTGCCGGATGTAAACCTTGGAAACGATGCTTTGTCCCCATATGCAGTGGATGTCGTGTACAACAACAATGCTAATGAAACACTGGAGGACGTCTATTTTGACAGGAAAACCTCAATCCTTTATATCGCGAGAAAGTACTTCCAGCGTCCAAAATCAGAACAACCGCTGTTCGACAAGTCCTCCACTGTGGCGATCCAGACATCCTACAAAATGCCCGCTCATACAAGAGACAACGGGGACCCAGATTATAGCAAAACTGTTCCTGTTCTCGTTTTCAACAACGATGAGAGCAGCCGGGGGTACGACTATCGGGATGTGCTTGTCAACAACATGCTGGATGTCACCACACTGCTTCCGCCTGTTGTGAAGGATCCAGCCAGATTCACCAAAGACGACTTTGTCATCACGTTGAACGGAACCTACGCTCCATTGGACGACGGACAATTCTCTTATGATCAGGATACCGGCGCCATTCGCATTGCGGAATCTGCGTCTGTACTCTCGGGAATCACGATCATGTTGAAGCAGAAGAGTGTCCTTGGATGGGTGAAGTCGAAAGGAACTAACGTACTGGAGGATATGTATACCTATGCGGCAGATACCATTCTCCACGATGACATGAAATCCCTCAAGACAGCTTCCGGAAAGAACATTTATATCGCTGATGAAGACGGTGACATCTATGATCAAATGTATCTTGGCTGGCGAGGGTCATACAGGAGTAAGGATGTGTCCGGCAGCTCTATGAAGTATAACGTACACACGGATGAACTGATCGATGCCTGCGGCGGACAGAACAGTTTCATGGCAAATTCAATGAAATATCTCCATGCAGCTTCCAGCAAATCAGCGGGATGGGCGATCCTTTCTTATGCGATTGGCAACGATGCGACCAAACACGCCACTTCCGCGGGCTCCACTGGTATAAATAAGGACACAAAGCTTGAAATACCCGAAAAAGACGGAAAGGGAGATCCCTTGCGCAAATACGGGGGTGTGGATGGATCGAGGACACTATATGACTGGATGGGATACTACAGGACACACCTTCTCTCGTACTCTTCCACCAGGCAAGAAAACGCTGCCGGTGAACACTACCAGCGCCAGTTCGTTAACAGCGACGACAAGCGCAATGGTGCGATCACCTTTGCCTTTCAATTTCCTGAGCATATCGACGGGGAGCCGAGCCTGGTCGACAGTGATGCTACTTTAGCCAACAAGGGAGCCGGTATAGACAGTACAAGGAAGGTGTCCCTGGATATCCGTACAGACGAGATCGATCAGGATAAGACAAATCTTTGGCTTGCCGGCTGGTGTCGGCATATGGATGATGGGAAGACGAAAGATGACGGTGACACCGTATACGTTTCCTGCATAGGAAAAGGGACAGATGGTACCGGACGCTATGTCGTATTGGCCTGGTCTTCCGCGGGCGCTTATTCAAAATACGAACAGACGGGTGGCGCCGTCTACAAGCTTTATGTGGAGGATAGCTGTGGGAAGTGTGAACTATCCAAGGTGACCGAAGTAGCTCATGGAAAGAATGGAGAGTCCACTCCTGAGAAAGGTGCCTCCTTTCGTGTGTGGAACACCAGGTATGCCAGCTTCAATGAGGCTGCTTCCCACGGAAGCAAGTATGCGCAGACACTGACCCAAAGCGGAGATAAGGTCATTTCCGGTGATCTCATAAAAGGCTCCTACAGGATAGAGCAGACCAGTGCAGGCAGTGATGCCGGCGTTGCAAGGCTGATGACGCCTTTTACATTCCAGATCGAACAAGGGAAGACCGTGCATCTCAGCGACAATGGGAGCACCGGGCCCATTGTCAACAAACGATACCGAATCCGATTGGAACTACAGAAAAGATCTGACGACAGGGTGTTGAAGCACTTCTCGAATGACACACTTCGAAGTGATCAGATCACCTTTGAGATCGCTTCCGTGGATAGTCGGGAGCACGGAACTGCCAAAGGATTCAGCCAGACACTGACTACAGATACGGAGGGGACAGCGGTGCTCGAAGATATCCCTGCCGGCTACTACAGGATCACGGAGACAAAACCGGCGCCAGGCTACTATCTTCCAAAGGAAAAGGCCTCTATTACGCTGCAGGTCGGGATCGATGGAACGGTCCGAAAAACAGAAGAGATGGGAGAGGATGCATATGCGATCACAGAGATACAGGATGCCAGGCCATCCAGTGATCCAAAGAAATCTTACCGGATCACGATTTCCAGGAACAACACGCCGCAAAACACAGTCCTTAGTCTCACCAAGCACCGCACATTCAAAAACGAAGCCGGTTTGGTCGAGCAGCAACCCCAGAAGGATGTTGAGTTTAACCTCTATGCACGGGGGAACATCAGCGCCTTCGATGGGCACAGTGACCATGTGTATTATAAGGATGGTACACTGATCCAGGGCACAAAGATCGATCCTAACACCGGGGAAAGGACTTACTATGTAGATGGAAAACCGACATCGGAAGAATGCTATCGAATCATAACGGACGAAACCGGCAACTGGAGTTCAGAAAACACGGACTGGAAGGTCTACCCTCTGACCGGGAAGGAGGCTTACTATGAAATGCAGGAGGCGTTCATATGGGAGCACGGTGATCATGTCTCCTTCAGCGAAGAGGAGAAGAACCATCTGAAAGAACTCTGGACCAGGAACCTTGGCCGTTCTCCTTCAGATAAATTGAATGGGGCAGGGGAGCTCTGTTTTGAGCAGATGCTCAATCACGGGTTGGATATCACCCACCTCAACGTCTCGGAGGAAACGGGGAATTCTGTGCAGAAATATCGGCTCTCCTCAGCAGGCTATCTGATCGATGATCCGATGCTCCGAAATTTTCTCATGGAAAGGATACTCCGCCATATCAAGAAGGGTGAGAATGTGATCAAAAGTGACGTACCCGTTGGAACGATCGCTAGAGATGTTCGAGTCCTGAGTCCGTCAGAGGCAGCAGATATAAGCAGAGTAAAAGACACGTTCCAAGTAACGCCCTTCGATGCTTCCTCCTTAACGTCGGAGCATGTCTCTGCTTTCGTCAATGACCAGGTACCGACATTGCAGACAGACGCCAGATCCAAGAATGGTAATGAGATTCCGGAGAAGGGCAGAGTCTCCATCACAGATACTCTAAATTACAGCAACCTGATCCCGGGAGCCACCTATACGATCAAGGGTGCCCTGTACGACAAAGGAACCGGGCGTTTGCTGGAAAAAGAAGGCGCCCCATACCAGGTGGTCCGCACATTTACACCATTGCGTCGAACAGGAAAAGAAAAGGTTACCTTTACTGTAGATGCAGCTAAGGTCAAGGGGGATCTTGTAGCGTTCGAAGAGATGTTTCTCGAAGGTGCATTGATGGTATCCCATACAGATTCGGAATCTGCGGCGCAGACTGTAAAGAAAAAGATTGTGAGTGCACCGAAGCCCAGCCAAAAGAACTCCAACAGATCGTCAAAGAAAGGAACCGCGATCTATTCTCCACAAACAGGAGACAACGGCCATTTTGGCATTTACCTTGTCATACTTGCAGTTTCGAGTACACTTCTCTTAACCATGTTGCTGGTTTATTATATCAGGAACAGACACCGCCCGCATCCTAGAGGTAGAGGTCTCTAA
- a CDS encoding acetate/propionate family kinase yields MKVLVINCGSSSIKYQLLDMETEALLLKGLVERIGIEGSILTQKRPEADGSETKFVIETPMKDHKDAIQHVMDAIVDPDKGAIKSLDEINAIGHRVVHAGEKYANSVLISDSVIKALQDCIELAPLHNPPNLDGIEACRSLMPGVPMVAVFDTAFHQTMRPEVYLYAIPYEFYEKYGIRKYGFHGTSHKYMAAEVAEMMNIDVNDLKLITCHLGNGASVSAIKHGRCIDTSMGYTPLEGLVMGTRCGDLDPSVVKTICNRTGLSDNEVLDILNTKSGLLGVSGLSSDFRDLRTAAAEGHKRAEIAIRIFARRVRNYIGAYIAEMNGVDAIVFSGGIGENAAEMRNRICLNMGNLGIKIDQHRNEECVGNTAMISTDDSPVKVMVIPANEELVIARETDELVRKSRV; encoded by the coding sequence ATGAAAGTACTCGTCATTAACTGCGGAAGTTCTTCGATTAAATATCAGTTGTTAGATATGGAAACAGAAGCACTGCTCCTGAAAGGACTGGTGGAGAGAATCGGTATTGAGGGATCCATTCTGACCCAGAAGAGACCGGAAGCAGACGGAAGCGAGACCAAGTTTGTGATCGAGACACCCATGAAAGACCACAAGGATGCCATCCAGCACGTGATGGATGCTATCGTGGATCCTGATAAGGGAGCTATCAAGTCACTGGACGAGATCAACGCAATTGGACACCGTGTGGTACATGCCGGTGAGAAATACGCCAATTCTGTCCTGATCAGTGATTCTGTTATTAAGGCGCTGCAGGATTGTATCGAACTGGCACCACTTCACAATCCACCAAACCTGGATGGTATTGAGGCCTGCAGATCGCTGATGCCTGGCGTTCCTATGGTCGCTGTATTCGACACTGCGTTCCATCAGACCATGCGTCCGGAAGTGTATCTGTATGCGATCCCATATGAGTTCTATGAGAAGTACGGCATCCGTAAGTATGGATTCCACGGAACCTCCCATAAATACATGGCTGCGGAGGTTGCCGAGATGATGAACATCGACGTAAACGATCTGAAGCTCATCACTTGCCACCTCGGAAACGGAGCATCTGTATCCGCTATCAAACACGGCAGATGCATCGACACCTCCATGGGCTATACTCCGCTGGAGGGTCTGGTCATGGGGACCCGTTGCGGAGACCTGGATCCATCCGTCGTGAAGACCATTTGCAACAGAACCGGACTGTCCGACAACGAGGTACTTGACATTCTCAATACCAAGTCCGGCTTACTGGGCGTTTCCGGTCTGTCCAGCGATTTCAGAGACCTGAGAACCGCTGCAGCAGAAGGGCACAAGAGAGCAGAGATCGCTATCCGGATCTTCGCCAGAAGAGTTCGGAACTACATCGGTGCATACATTGCTGAGATGAACGGCGTAGATGCCATCGTATTCTCTGGTGGAATCGGCGAAAACGCTGCAGAGATGCGTAACAGAATCTGCCTGAACATGGGCAATCTGGGTATTAAGATCGATCAGCACCGAAACGAGGAATGTGTCGGCAACACAGCCATGATCTCCACGGACGATTCTCCGGTCAAGGTCATGGTCATTCCAGCCAACGAAGAACTGGTCATCGCAAGAGAAACCGACGAGCTTGTCAGAAAATCAAGAGTGTAA